In the Heptranchias perlo isolate sHepPer1 chromosome 4, sHepPer1.hap1, whole genome shotgun sequence genome, CAAGTGACATGAAAGTGATGTCACAATGCCTTCACCATCTTTTTCCAGCTTCTTTATTCTTACAGTGCCAGGGTCAAATCATGCCCACATATAATGAGAATCCAGGGTTATTAGAGCATCAGCTGCAGTAAGAAATTCACATAAAAGGGCACAATAGGAAGGTAAAATGAAGAAGGTTAAGGCCAGTGCTTCCCCAGTtttcttttttctgtttttttttactgttgctACTTAGGCTTTCATGAGCCTTTCTGGTAATTTCTCTGCTGCTGTTTGTTTCTTCCAGCTCTATTAATGTCACGAATGGGTTTCCCATTGGGAATGCCCAGAAATGTGAGGTTTTTGGAAGAGGAAGATGAAGACTAAACAGGATAAGAACATCCATGGAAATCGGTcatgatgtaaaacaggctgtcaattttctatcgcctgttttgcgctaTCGCCGAAGAGCAATTTCACAACCAAGATTTTATTTTGATGTTGTCTCCTCTATTTTAAGGAAAGAAGCTGAGTCAACATTAATGGAGAACAGAGATTTGAAAGAAATACGGACTTCTCCACACTTCAGGATGCAGCCTCTCCCACTGACCATTAAACCAAACAAATTTACAATCTTTGGAGACTATGAATCAAGGATTGCATATTCTAGGAATGACATATCTACTGCAAATATAGAAAGATTCCCTGCAAACTCTGAAGGAGGATCTCGTAAGAGGAAAAGTACTCccacaaaagtaattcattctaCTCAGTTAGAAGACTTGTCAAAAGATATGGATGAACCAGAAGACATCAAAGTTGAATTGCCATCACCAAAACCCATAGCTCAAATGATAGACTTGAGTAATGTAGGGTTTCAGTTATTCAGAACTTTTGATCACTTAGGTACCATGGGCTTGAAGCACGAGTCTATCAAACATAACTTGATGTGGCCTACCAGTCCTCTGATGATGCATCCTTCTCGACCATATTTCACCAACGTCCCTCCAGACTTTATGTTCCCTTTTATTATGACACCATCAAATCTGCATTTTAGATATCCTCTTCATCAAAATGGTCCTCTAGGAAATCTTAATGGAGGTTTCTCTACTGCAGAAGAAAAGAGGAACAAGGTTGAGCGAGTCGATGTTAACATTCAAATTGATGACAGTTATTATGTTGATGTAGGTGGCAATCAGAAACGCTGGCAGTGCCGAATGTGTGAGAAGTCATACACTTCCAAGTACAACCTAGTGACACATATTTTGGGACACAGTGGTATCAAGCCTCATGCTTGTTCTCAATGTGGAAAACTCTTCAAGCAACTGAGCCATTTACACACTCATATGCTCACACATCAGGGTACCAGGCCTCACAAATGTCATGTTTGCCACAAAGCTTTCACCCAAACCAGCCACCTCAAGCGACATATGATGCAACACAGTGATGTGAAGCCGTACAATTGTGGCATTTGCGGTAGGGGTTTCGCTTATCCAAGTGAGCTAAAAGCCCATGAAACCAAGCATGAGAATGGCCGAGACAACATTTGTGTTGAATGTGGACTTGACTTCCCTACCCTAGCCCAGTTAAAGAGGCATCTGACATCTCACCGAGGTCCTACACTGTATCGCTGTGATGAATGTGACAAGACTTTTCAATACCCAAGTCAGTTGCAAAATCACATGATGAAGCACAAAGATATCCGTCCATATATCTGCACTGAATGTGGGATGGAATTCATTCAGCCCCACCACCTCAAGCAGCACTCCCTGACTCACAAGGTAAGGATTTTGTGTGACATACACCCtgctgattttcttttccgttgaagtcaatggagaagaaaatcgaatgggatgtaaaacgagctgccgattcaccAGCGCTGGTTTTGCACTAGCatccaagaccaatttcatccccaaggCAACATTAATCTTAATTATTTCCATTGGATATAGTGACTCGTACATAATATACAGAGTGAatattgtacaaggctttgttcAGCTTTGGCATATAATAGGAGTTTTGactatttttccacagaaaggatttggaggaAAAAATTACTTTTAAATATTTGCTTTTAAAGCAAAGTATATTCAC is a window encoding:
- the znf366 gene encoding zinc finger protein 366, with translation MENRDLKEIRTSPHFRMQPLPLTIKPNKFTIFGDYESRIAYSRNDISTANIERFPANSEGGSRKRKSTPTKVIHSTQLEDLSKDMDEPEDIKVELPSPKPIAQMIDLSNVGFQLFRTFDHLGTMGLKHESIKHNLMWPTSPLMMHPSRPYFTNVPPDFMFPFIMTPSNLHFRYPLHQNGPLGNLNGGFSTAEEKRNKVERVDVNIQIDDSYYVDVGGNQKRWQCRMCEKSYTSKYNLVTHILGHSGIKPHACSQCGKLFKQLSHLHTHMLTHQGTRPHKCHVCHKAFTQTSHLKRHMMQHSDVKPYNCGICGRGFAYPSELKAHETKHENGRDNICVECGLDFPTLAQLKRHLTSHRGPTLYRCDECDKTFQYPSQLQNHMMKHKDIRPYICTECGMEFIQPHHLKQHSLTHKGVKEHKCGICGREFTLLANMKRHVLIHTNIRAYQCHLCFKSFVQKQTLKAHMIVHSDIKPFKCKLCGKEFNRMHNLMGHMHLHSDSKPFKCLYCPSKFTLKGNLTRHMKVKHGVMDGGPDSQSFRRRGRIGFAQNNLMSNFEQEEPFDLSQKSRIKNSSQSDGESAKGSSCQEEEEEDNYYTMEQYSPDEYCRADKIYMPEDLSQKPGRLIQDFRDSDNEEQDKKGMINEEEEDLMAHGKFLQNGTESDENSTAAVHYLFGINESYKDFCLDRRCSPV